CTAGGGCTTTCCCTTATGCAGTGGTTGCAATGGAAGATCTTGCAAGGAGCCTCAAGAACCCACCTCCGGACTGGGCCGGCGACCCTTGCCTGCCGCGGAAGAGCTCATGGACTGGGGTTGAATGCTCCGAGGGACCGCCCGCGCGTGTCTTGTCATTGTAAGTATTCAGATTACCAAGATTGTCGTGTTCAAAGATTCTATCAGTTGTCAACAGTGTTCAAACTGTAAAATTTTGGGCTAAGTTTGGCCAATGCATTGGTGTTCTACTTCTTTTACGGATGGCAGAATGGCATTACAATTCAGCAAAAACAAACTAGCAAAATGCTGGCTATTGCTGTGATAATATGATCCATTTTCTGTAATACAGGGATCTAAAAAATCATGGTCTTTTAGGATCGCTTCCTGACAGCATTGGAAATTTGACTGCGATGAAAACCATGTAAGATATGCGAAATTAGTCTCTGATAATAATATGAGCAGAAGAGATGGACAATTCTTCTAATTTTGCCTGGGAAATTTTGACTGCAGCTATCTAAGTGGCAACAAACTCTCAGGCTCCATACCTGATTTGAGCAGCATGCGCACCCTAACTGCCTTGTAAGCACAAGCATACCTGACAATGCATCATAGGATATTTTTCTCCTCCACACTAACTTTTCTACATTTGAGAAGGCGTCTTGATGGCAATCAGTTCAGTGGCACGATCAAACCATCAATGGGAAAACTCAACAATCTTAAGGAGCTGTAAGTACCAGATTTCTCCCTTTTGTAATGCCTATAAGATAATAGTATACCCTTACTTTCTTTAACTTATGCAGATACCTAAACAACAACAATCTCTCGGGCCAGATACCAGACAGTCTGAAAAACAAAGCTGGACTCGATTTGCGGTATGAGtaggagaattttcatttggtTCGTCCTGACGATATAGTTTGCACGAATGATTTACAGTACTAAGGGGAACAGATTTGAATGAGGCTGGCAAGGAGGAAATATCCTGATGCTAATTTTCAATTTGATGCTGCACCCATGCATACAGAAGACAATTTAATGATGAAGGGAGAGGAGTGAAGGCTTCAAAAGTTGTAGGATGATATTGATGTCTGATGTATGTGAGCTGAAGATTGATGTTATATTTAGCATTCCTTTGAGCCATTTGTGTCCATTTCTTAGAGTTTCACTGTACATGTTGCATCAGATGGCATCAGTTTAGGGATACTTGTTAGGAGAAAGAATCATTCCTTAATCCATCTAAAAATGAGAAAACACATCATGTTTTGAAACTTTCTTTGGGACAGGTAACATGCAGAGgccagacaaaaaaaaaagctgatTACTAGAATTTTGTCAGTTCTAATCTCTGAACCTCAGTCCTCACTCTCATTAGCAGCACTGATAGGCATACAATCATAAATTCATAATACATAACACTGTGCATCTGATCTTGATAGATAAAGCCTAAAGCATACCCAAAATCCTGTTTTCCATCACTTTTTTTTACGGGAACTATTTTCCATCACTTGATATGTTAGTAGAGCTGTTGCATGGTGCAGTCACTCAGCTACCTCATTGTCATCATCAGAAGCTGCTCGGATTATATGCACCTGGGAAAGCAATTCATTTATGACAGGGAATCgaaaaaatattaagataaaACTATGTTTCAAGTTCACAACTCCACATCATTCAGAGATCACGTATCGGTGTATTGTACCTTGAAGGTAGTAGTCTTGATCAGTTGAAAAACTGTTGCATCTCCATCCTGCAATCCATGGCTTAAAGCAAAACCAGCCCAGCCACCACTTAGCCCCTTCTTGTAGGCAAGGTAGTTGGTATCAAATTCTTCATCTTTCTCATCCACCAGGGTGACAATGGAATCTTGTTTTGGCATGTAAGTGTCACAGAAATGGCTAGGGAGACCCTTTTGATCATGTCATTAAAAAAAGGTTAGTACATGTGGCATGAGCTAAGAAGTTGCTGGGGAGGGCATATAATGCTATGGTAACTCACCAGCCAAAATCCTCGCACGACATGTGAATGCAACATTGCTTTTACAAAGGATGGAATTGCAGGGTCCAGTTGCGATTCTAGCTTCTCGGCTTTTCTTGTTGCCTCCAACCTAGCTTTCATGGAGATTGATCCACGGGTTGCCCAGTAGATGCTGTCAGTTGGTTTTCTAGGAGACCTGAAGAAATGGAAGAAGGGGGTCATTACTTAATGGCAGAAGTAAATGTTTCTTACTCCTACGGTCATGCTAGCAAATATCCACATACCTTGTCATTCTCTCTGCATTAGGTGGCCCTATCTGCCGACAGATGTTACTTGTCAGTAAAAACATAAAGATTCCATTGGTGATAACATGGATTCTAAGCACAATGGTATTCAGAAATATTACAGGCTTCTTATCAAAAGACGAATTTTGTAGTCACATTAATTGTGTCATTTAAATTTCCTAATTTCCAGTAGCTTCTTATCAACAGTTGacagtttctttttcttttgaatgcTCAGTTGACATATCATATGAACAGAGCTGAGGAAAGGTTGATATACAAAGTTGCTGTAAGAGCTGAGCTTCCAGATAGCAAAACTGGAGAACATTAAGATCAGAACAAAATTTCCATGCTTGACAACCTAGTGAAATGTATGAATAAAGGTGCAAAATGGCGAACCTAAGGGTATCCACTGACCTCTTTAGTTCAACAAATAACACTAGTTTTCCAAAATTAGCATGATTTTGGTTCAATTAGTGTTATTGGTTGAAATAAAGATGGTTTGTGAGTATTCTTAGGTTCATCAATTGGCACCCCTATGTATCAACGGAATGCACTTACCAAATTAGCCAAATAGGTGCAGTTATTAAGCCTAAAATAAAACAGCACAggtaaaaggaaaagaaagcagATACCTCTGCATACTTGACCTCAGGAAGGTTAGCCAGGCGCCGTGACCTCCTCGGCGGCGAGGGAGCCACGACTGCCTGCTCAATGATCCTGCGCCTCTTCTGCTTCTGCTCAGCCgcaaaccaaacaaaaagagGAATGGATTAGACGAGTAGCAAACTACCAAATAAATAAATGACTAGTAATCCAAGACAAGCAGTtcgtgggcggcggcggcggcggcgttgtgGCATCACCATGGGCGAGGGCGTCTTGGGGGCCTCCTTGATGGCGGCGGAGAGGTGGCGCAGATTGAGCGCCTCCATCTTGCGCTTGTTCTCCTCCACCGTCCTGTCCCGCGCCGCCTCGTACGGCGACATCCCTTTCTCCGCGACCGCCACCATCCCCCTCACCCCTTCCACTCGGTTCCTTCGATTAAGCTTGCCGTACGTGGAGAAGAGAGAAGTTGGAGCAGCACGGCAGCAAGCGCGAGGTTGGGGGGAGGGTGAGGGTTTATGGGGGAGACGGCTTGGGGTTTTGAAGGCCGGGATGGGGCAGAGGAAATTGACCGTTGGAGACGCCGCGGGGTAAAGAGGTAAATGTTGGGGGCAGGTCCAGGGTTTCAAAATACGTTGGTAACCGCTCTATATTCATAGTTACCAATTAATTCGCTGCGGTTCGTATTCAGAAATCGATCGATTTTcagttaaattcaaattcaaaattcataaaaattaaaGATTTGACGAAATTCGATCAATTTCTACCTAATTCCACCGAATTACTATCGAAAACCGTAAATATCGAAGAAATCGCTGGGGCTCAGTGATCGGTCTTGAATCTAATTTTGAAACCTTAGGTATGACATGCCGGCATTGCACAGGTGATGTCACCGCTGATGCATAAAGTTAAAGAAGTTGTTTCATGTGTCAATGATAATATCATCTTGTGCATTTACTTTAGAGGAATATACGTCCAGCTGTATGGGGGAGATGAGATGTTTTACTTCAGAAACTGGCTAGAAAAAAGAGGAGCAGAGATAGACGATCAACAAAGgaggaagattttttttttccccgcTCATTCGGAGGCACACCCAGCCCAATATGCAACTTGCTCTATAAAATTTCACCGATGTACTCGAATTTGCATTTGCACAAAATTTCTCTGATTTTGCTCCTATATGAACTATACTGCTTTTGCGAAACAAAAATTTGTCAATCAGATCTAGTGAGAAGCGGAAGAATTCGCGATGGAATAGATTCcaaatttattttgtgaattGCATTTGCTTCTCCTGGTGCGTTAGCTAAGCACCACGAGTGAAAGTACGGACAAGTAAGACAATGTTGCTAAGCACCACGGTGAGGAAGATACGTGTCTGGTGTGGATGTATGACAGCGCCAGGTGAGCTCTTGCTCTGGGCATGCACGCGACTTGCTCACGGTTCATCTTGGACTCGACTAGTGTGACTTCGCAACGTGGGTGTGCATCGTTTcaaaaagagtaaattttataaaattataactatttgtATTATTATAATGTAGAACTATAATTTTTCAAGTTTATTTCACATAACTATAACTATTTCAAAACcaaataataaatttttagcataTGTGTGGTTGACAGATGAAATCAGAAAATGTGACATATGTGTGGCTGATGGGTGAgacatagtaaaaaaaaattataattattgttAATAAGGATCGAAGTAGTTATAGTTTTGCGAAATATAATCCAAAAGTTATAGTTATATATTACAAAGgtataaataattataattttgtgAAACTTACTCTttcaaaaaagaagataaagtAGTTATGGGTCCGGAAACCCTGCACTCGTATCGTCTAGGCACGACTATTGAAAATTATTGGTGTGCTGGTTGGCGAACCAACCTCTTTGAAATGGTAACTCCACATCACTTATGCGGATACCTAATTTCGTTCATCTATATCTCTCACGTATTTTCTTGTTCAGAAATAATAGACGTATTTTTTAGCTTGATCTTTAAAGTTAGGTTTTAACTaagttttctcataaaatatatttatagctataaaatttatatattataaaattattttaaattataaacctagttatatattttttatacgcTAGATATTCTTattatttaattaaatgttacTATTTctaaatgaaaaaatatatctatTCATCTATTGGCTCACGCATAAGTTCTACAATTCTTTTATTATTAGACTATCTtcaacagaaactctaaaaattcatcatctataacactattatagcatctactaacactattacaatatcctctattttttttatcttcaacagctaccctatttcctcctttccattactctcctcctcttctcggATCCACGTGTATACGCTATGCACAGTGATACAGGTGCCATTTTCCTTCGGCAAATTTGCCATCTCCGAACGTAGCCCGCATCCCTGTAGATGTGAAAAAACAAGTTTGCCGATTctattggagtttttttttgggGTAGTAGGCGAGCGGTAAATCGTCAGGTACAAGGATATGACAGTTGGATGCTGATTTTTTTGGAGATGGTCTTGTTAATCTTAACCTAAAAAAACAGTGGTGGTAATAGGCCGTGGTGCACATCCACGTGAAAATTTCCCTTCTGATCGACTCTCGAGCAGTCGCCGTGTGTTCCCGCTCAAAAACCGCCGTCGGCTTGAGTTGGAGGTTGGGTGGGCCCCTTTTCATAAGTTGATTAGACAGAGGCCGGTTCGTGCCGCTCGGGGCGGATCCctctaagaccatctccagcagctaccttaaattttcattctcaaaaatactattacagcatccgcTATCACTATTACatcatcccttatttttttcatctccattAGTTAACCTATTTTCTActttctactcctctttttcctctctccgggcccgctgtcagcctctgtaaacagtacagCTACAGCGTTGCTACAGTACAGATATTGTTTTCTTCATCCGGACCCACTATCAATTTCTCGTgagcagtgttgctacagtgttGATGTTCGTTCTCCCTCCCCGCAGCACTGTAGCATTGGGTATCGATTCTTCTGGAGCTGCTACAGTACGTGAACAGTACGTGCTACAGTGTTGATGTTACTGTAGCAGACGAATCTGAAAAATGCTCCTCTGCTGAAGATGGCCTAATGATAAAAGCTCACGTTGGTGGCTTCGAGCAGCAGGAGTGTGCAGTGCCGTGCCGTGCAGCGCGACTTGGATCGGATCAGCTCGCGGTTGCGTGAGGCGCTAGTCTAGCCGGGCTCGGGGCATGTGGGTGGCGGTGACCGGCGCGACGGGGTTCATGGGGGGCCGCCTGTGCGCGGCGCTGGCCGACGCCGGCCACGACGTGCGCGCCTTCGCGCTTCGCGGCGTCGACGTCTCCGGCCTCCCTCCCTCGGTCGAGGTGGCCTACGGCGACGTCACCGACGAGGGCTCGCTCGTCGCCGCCTTCCACGGGTGCGACGCCGTGTTCCACGCCGCCGCGGCCGTTGAGGCGTGGCTCCCCGACCCCTCCGTTTTTTACACTGTAAGTTTTGTTACTAACATGGGTCTCTACACGTGCACACCAACTTCTCATGCACGAGATAGGAGATTCCACCTAGCGCCGGTTAGTGGGGATCCAAAATAAATATAACCGGATGTCTCAAGCTAGCATACTAAGATTTGAATATTTCACTTGTTAAACTATAGATTACCACATGAGCTACTATATATAAAGACcacttaaaaataaaattttaactagTGTCTTATACACTCTATGTCTATAATTTACTCTGTGTAAGCCAAAGACCTTTTGCACATCTATGTGTAAAAGGTTGCTTTCACAGTAGGACCTAAACCGCACAAGTACTTACATAAAAAATGGCCGTTGTGAAGCACATAAGATGATTTTGTTTATTCGAAAAAAAACAGATGCATATGTTGCTAATGATACATATCATATGCCAAACGGTTCTCTTATCCAATTCTAGGTTTTGTAGTGCCATTCTCAAGTTAATTGCTGCTACCATTGTTTATGCCCACAtattcctcatcgtggtactattttttagagagagaaaaagacaTAAAGGCATCAAATAATTGAGAAGACCCCGAGACAGTGCATGAAACTGGAATGCAGATAAAATTGGATTGGTATAATATTTGCGCATAAGTTTCCTAAACGGGCTATTGAGGGCTTAGGCAATTTATTGGTAGATGGCACATCGGTTTCTGTTATTAAGCTTCATAATCCTCCCTTCCCGCAAAAAAGGGGCTGTTATCAATTCGCACATGCCCTATTGTTTTGGGAAATTATGGGACAACCTTCACACtttgtttatgaaaataataataaatgaaCATGTGCATTTGTCATAAAGAAAACGCATCTTCTGGTGTGATTAACAGGTCAATGTTGGGGGGCTTGAGAATGTGTTAAAGGCTGCCAAGAGAACACCAACAGTGAAAAAGATAGTTTACACATCGTCATACTTCGCAATTGGCCCAACCGATGGTTATGTCGCGGATGAGACACAGGTATAAAATTGTATTCTTGAACTCTGTCTTCGATTTTTGCCTTTCCCAACCTGAAAATATTGCCATGAAATTACTTATGGTGTTTCCTAAGGAATAAATTTGGCTCAACGACTTTCTTCTATGGGTTCTATTCGAAGTGCATGTATTACCATATCTCACATATATGTTGCTAGATTTAACAGACACTAATGCTAAGGCTGGCATAGTTACTTGCTTCATTTGATTGTCTGAGTGGATTTTCTATAATGTACAAATCTTTAGCCGTCTAGTTATAGGCCCTGTTTCAAAAGTATTTTAATCTACCCATACATATTTCAGCCCCTTGTAGAACAACCCTGCTTGATACACTAACATCCAGCTGACTTGTAGTCATCATTTCCAACTTAGGCTCCTTATATTGAATTGGATTACTCATGCTATTTGAATTTTCCACACTTATGCAGAAAGGCATTTACATGGAAGATAGTGCCGCAAATTGTAACATAGTTGAATCGCTTTTAAATCGCAGATGCATCGAGGGAAAACATTTTGCACAGagtatgagaaatcaaagtttCTAGCAGATAATATGGCACTGCAGGCAGCAGCGAAGGGGGTGCCAATCACCGTTGTCTACCCAGGTGTTATGTACGGCCCTGGAGCACTTACAACTGGAAATCTTATTTCCCGCGTTGTAAGATAGCTTTTTTGCCCATGAACATACCAAATATctactttttttctcttttcacaAAAAATATTGTGCATTTATATTTGAATTAACAAAAACAGATCTTCTTGCAGTTAATCGAAAGGTTTAATGGGCGTCTACCTGGTTACATAGGAAAAGGGTATGATAGAGAATCTTTCTGCCATGTTGATGATGTAGTTAGTGGGCACATAGCGGCTATGGAGAAGGGCAGAGTAGGCGAAAGATATCTCCTTACTGGAGATAACATGTCATTCATGCAGATTTTCAATTTGGCTGCTAAGATTACCAACTCAAAGCCACCCAAATTCCACTTACCTCTCTGGTTGCTTGAAATATATGGGTGGATTTCAGTTTTTGTTGCTCGCATCACTGGAAAGACCCCCCTTATCAGTTACCCTGTATGTCAATTATTctccattttaaaaaaaaaatcaagtttaTTACTTGCACATAAACCATGCTTTGGGTTAATATATAGTTGGTCTATAATGTGCATATTGCAGGGAGTGCGTTGTCTTAGACATCAATGGGCATACTCATGTGACAAAGCCAAGAAGGAGCTGGGCTATGCTCCGAGAAACTTAACTGAAGGTTTGTCGGAGACGctcttgtggctgaagaatgaGAAATTGATCAAATTTTAGTGTTCTGCACTTCTTTATTTGAGAGTCATTTTGATCATGACATCAAACAAAAGTTGTATATAAGACATGAATTACGAAGTTGCGAAATTGCTGGGAAGGGCATATAACAGGGTAATGTTCACCAATCAAAACCCTCGCAACACGTCAATGTAACTCCCCAGCTTTTTCTTGCTGCTAGCTTCCATGGAATGGTTCCACGGTTTGCAAAGTAAATGCTGTCAGTTTTCTAGGATACCTACAGAACAAATGGAACAACATGATTATCTATTGAATGGGAGAAACACATGTTTTTAGCTCCCATGGTAATGCTAGCACATATCCACAACCTTTTCGTTCTCTCTGTGGTATCTGGTGCTATCTGTTGATGAATGTTACTTTTTCAGTAAAAACATATGCATTCCCAATTAATGATAGAATGGACGCTAGACACTACAGCATGATGTAAAATGCCGTTTGTTCCTGCCATTTTACACGATCACAGGATGCATCGAAAAGAAAAGCATTTCGGAAGCAAATTTATTACCTGTTAACAATTCGTACCAAAATCCTATGAATTGGTAGAGCTGACCGATCGAGACGTGAAAAGATTTCGTTTACACTGCATGGGTTCGTATAACATTCACAAAGATGCTTAGAGTGTGTTTGGTTCGTATTACAACTCGGGCCACAGAATGCGTCACAAGCAGGTGCATGCGCGACGTGCTTCTCCGCCAACATCTCGTCGCGCAACAGCAGCGGCGTGGCCGTGGCCGCGGGCGTGGTGGAGGCGGCCGTAGACGACCACAGGGCAGAGGCGGTCTTTTGAATAAAAGGCCCAACCACTTCAAATCATCCATGTACGGCAATGACCAATTCATTCTTTTGCATAATTCAGTGTCTATTTAACAAGCAAAGCTTCTAATGGGCCTGCTTCCATCTTAGGCTTGCAAGTGGGGCAGGGCGGGCGGCCTACCCGTTAGGCTGGCCTGCACCACAAGCCCACATAGCACCGCAAATCAGCGGGCAGGCCACAAGTTCCTAGTGGCGCCGTGAGCCCACAAAGCCACGCATAGCGTCATGAGGTAGGTTGCCACCCCTATGGCAGACCCTTGTTCTCGACCTGAAAGGATAATGATATCGTCTAGAGAGGGTGAATATGCAATTTTACAAAAAATCGTCTCTTTTTTATCGTTgatctaaacttgcagcgaaaaatACAGATTTTTCAAAGTAAAATCTAAATATGTTGAGCTCAGCTAGTGCACAATTAACTTAAATAAGTGTAAAATATATAATCTTAGGGtaacaaagattattcaaaactagcaaaagatataaaaaaactttagttgaaaatcctaaaaatattgttcactggatactccgggttgacctgaAACCTCCAGATTCAGATCTGATTGTACAGTatctggagtatccaggttaaATTTAGAACCTCCAGGTTCAGCAGAGAATGAAATCGAAACTAAAATTAAATAGTGTCTCAGGAGTTCTATCTCAAACTGAATAAAATCGTGTGTTCCAAATGATGATTCAAGTAGATGCACGAAGAAcatacaatcaatttcacacgagcaagtagatTGAGAAATATgaataaatattgagcaaaaacacaaaaacaaggaaacaaaagaggagacacaagatttattttctAAAGTTCAGACACTTCCTTTAGAGATTCCTACATCaccgttgaggggctcggtaGCATTTGAGCCAGATCTCTCTCAACATTttttctctccaagctcggtcacacttgagctaggctttcactcttgatttctttcatTCCGGAGGCGAACAAAGCCTTTTGTAACACCCCGAGTTTTAGAATTatagaaaatagcaaaattcgctctaaattattttttctaattattaaactaataTAAAatgaggaaatatatatttgaatatatatatatacctgtatgtgtgtgtgttcaaatatattattttggctaagtattctaaagttcactaaattaatttctaaattaattgttgtaataaattgatcatatatattttggtttaattgttcttatggttcttgtGTGGCGATTCAAAATTCAAACCCGTTTTAATTCCTTTCAGTAATTTCCTTTTCCATATCAATCCGTGAAaatcgatcttccaatccaGCTCAAATGTATAATTCAATAATTCAATTGAATTATCTCCATTTAACTTTGATCGACTCGAATTTGAacatctctcaaattcaaatctaatttTTAGATTCTTTCATCTCGAGATCCAATtgaattcatttcttttgaattcaaCTCCAAATATTCTTTTAGAATcaatctccaatttcaaataCCTTTCAGTTCAATTGCTTcacaaattaaattcaaatcagTTTGAATCAAGTTCTAAGTTTGAATCTCGTAATTCAAATCATCGTACATccaatttctaattcaaatatatttatttgaattattccaaacctaatttcaaattcaaattaatgATTTGAATAATTACAAATCAAGTTTACAAATCTACTTTACAAATTCGGTTACATTCAAATGCTCTCTCTTTTGAGATCTTTCATCTGTTCCACTCTCTCTCAATTTCTCCCACTCTCTCCTTCCTCATtgttctctctccctcacaagcAAAAGCCCATACTGCCACCGCCCCATGTGCTGATGtgccttcctctctctctcactctctcatctCTCTAATCTCCCTCTCACATGGGCAGAAAAAGATTAACACCCTGCCGTCATGCTTCTCCAGTGTTCACACCAGCCCTTACTCCCCTCTCTGATCTTTTCTCTATGCAACAACAccagccacctcctccccaTATCGACCTCTGATATTTTCATTGGGAGGCAAAACCAAtttgctcccctcctcctcccttttcTTCACCTGCAAGACTCTCACCTCCACACCGAGCAACCACATAcattcacacaagcacacacaccAGCTTCCTCACAAGCATACACACACAGCAGCAGCTCCACCACGCCCTGGGCCACAGCTCCATCGCACCGTGTTGTCATCGTGTGCgctgagccgccgccgcctagcCGTGCATGCTATCGCCGTGTTGCCATCACCACTGGGTCGACGTGCGCAGTGCCGCTGACCTCCACTACGCTATTCCCACATGCGCCACGTCGCCGCCACCATGGATCCTGCCGCTCTGCTCCCCGTCGAGCCACCATGGGCCGCCTCAAGTTCAACCAGCCAGCTCCGCCACCCGTGTCATGTCACCGCATCATCACGGTGAGCTTACTCTCTTCTCCCTCACATGCCACGTCATCCCGAGCGTGCCACCGTACGCATCCACGCTGTCAGGTCCCTGGACCCGGgacccctgtgcctcctgtatcagtccctggatcaagtagctgatacgcacagtataacagtcataatatcacagtcaaacttcgtgcATAAATAATATggtttagagtacaaaaggttacaacccatactgtatattacaaatctggcctagcggccatcaaagcacacagcggaacaaaagcccaagccacaagcaacgagggtgcgaacgcgactttaGATACTATTCTTCATTTCTGGCTTCTCCTCCGGCGAAGTTGGCAtcggcttcttcatctgaatgacagcaagagtgagtacgaaaggtactcaacaagtcctatactacttcaaaggggttgatagatgcataatggatatttgaaggataaggctttatggcatagttttaagcgtaaggcaggttttatgcaggtatctagttatattctccactgttaaccatttgaaataaatgtaaccaAGCtttcgaaatagttttaaaaccaaaaccagggtaacaagttgtatctgggggtttttagtcctgggaggggctatacctcactccgcagtcccttttatcacatctggtgtacctctagtaccacacagcttctggcagatcgagccaggaaccacatcacacggacatctagtccacacac
The nucleotide sequence above comes from Phragmites australis chromosome 4, lpPhrAust1.1, whole genome shotgun sequence. Encoded proteins:
- the LOC133914476 gene encoding B3 domain-containing protein Os03g0184500-like; this encodes MVAVAEKGMSPYEAARDRTVEENKRKMEALNLRHLSAAIKEAPKTPSPMKQKRRRIIEQAVVAPSPPRRSRRLANLPEVKYAEIGPPNAERMTRSPRKPTDSIYWATRGSISMKARLEATRKAEKLESQLDPAIPSFVKAMLHSHVVRGFWLGLPSHFCDTYMPKQDSIVTLVDEKDEEFDTNYLAYKKGLSGGWAGFALSHGLQDGDATVFQLIKTTTFKVHIIRAASDDDNEVAE
- the LOC133916795 gene encoding uncharacterized protein LOC133916795 isoform X2 — protein: MWVAVTGATGFMGGRLCAALADAGHDVRAFALRGVDVSGLPPSVEVAYGDVTDEGSLVAAFHGCDAVFHAAAAVEAWLPDPSVFYTVNVGGLENVLKAAKRTPTVKKIVYTSSYFAIGPTDGYVADETQMHRGKTFCTEYEKSKFLADNMALQAAAKGVPITVVYPGVMYGPGALTTGNLISRVLIERFNGRLPGYIGKGYDRESFCHVDDVVSGHIAAMEKGRVGERYLLTGDNMSFMQIFNLAAKITNSKPPKFHLPLWLLEIYGWISVFVARITGKTPLISYPGVRCLRHQWAYSCDKAKKELGYAPRNLTEGLSETLLWLKNEKLIKF
- the LOC133916795 gene encoding uncharacterized protein LOC133916795 isoform X1: MWVAVTGATGFMGGRLCAALADAGHDVRAFALRGVDVSGLPPSVEVAYGDVTDEGSLVAAFHGCDAVFHAAAAVEAWLPDPSVFYTVNVGGLENVLKAAKRTPTVKKIVYTSSYFAIGPTDGYVADETQMHRGKTFCTEYEKSKFLADNMALQAAAKGVPITVVYPGVMYGPGALTTGNLISRVLIERFNGRLPGYIGKGYDRESFCHVDDVVSGHIAAMEKGRVGERYLLTGDNMSFMQIFNLAAKITNSKPPKFHLPLWLLEIYGWISVFVARITGKTPLISYPVCQLFSILKKKSSLLLAHKPCFGLIYSWSIMCILQGVRCLRHQWAYSCDKAKKELGYAPRNLTEGLSETLLWLKNEKLIKF